The nucleotide window GGTCGTACCAGGCCAGAAGCCCGAATCGGTACGCCCGCAGGAGCCGAAAGAACTTCTGGAGCACCAGTATCTTGGAGGCCTCCGCTCGGGCAATCCAATCGCACAGGAAGTTGCGGGCCGTAGCCTTATCCGGCTGCTCCCAGAACTGTCGCAGGTCCTCTTTGAGATAGTACGC belongs to Planctomycetaceae bacterium and includes:
- a CDS encoding transposase translates to AYYLKEDLRQFWEQPDKATARNFLCDWIARAEASKILVLQKFFRLLRAYRFGLLAWYDHPISTAALEGTNNKIKTSNAVPTATETSSTSRCGSTPYTKQSTL